From the Gossypium hirsutum isolate 1008001.06 chromosome A02, Gossypium_hirsutum_v2.1, whole genome shotgun sequence genome, the window tataaatttctaataaattataattctttttaattttttaaaaaattataaaatgtatataaattatcaaaaagaTCATTTATCGGTTCctcgttttaaaaattaaaccccTAAAATTAGAATAAACACGTGACATCAGACTAACTGTTGGATAATGAGAAAAGTTGTCAGGATATTTCATActtaacatatattaatatttgcaatcgttgaataataaaattttgattttatagtATCTAACCATACCAAAAACATTTTATAGCATATTGTAATTAATaaacaatttttaacttttcaaaatccaaattattatattctacttaaaatttttgagatttaaaaaaaaaacaaaggttaTCAATAAAATCAGGGCCTGTAATTGTccttttatcaataatttttttaatatattttatattttctcaattaattttaacaattaatgTGGTTATAgacaaaaattattattgaagggatttaattaatttatttttgttaacaaGGGCACAAATGGGTGCCAATTAAatcaagaaatttttttgaacaatctcattatatgttctaattatatatgttctttttaatacaatatttaaaactattcataaccctttcttaactaataaataggaggataatatacTTTAGCACACTCGAAACGATGTCCTCCTGCATTAACAACAATAtccataccaatcgagttaagactcaaccgACAAATAAATCAAGAAACTTAATTaattctgtttttgttttttaagaGATTTTTATATCCATaaacctttaaaaaatatattcaagtatttaatttaaaattacgTGCAAATCacctaatatatatacatataaatatcaaTTGTCACTATACTTCTCTGAATATTATTAAAAAACCTTATAATCTAAAAAACCTTATAATCTCATATTTAATCGTAACCTtacaatattataattaatatttttatttatttgatctaACATACGTATAATATTAACCGATGggtaattatattaaaaagataaaacaaattttaattataaaaaaattatataacactaaattcttaaaattaaaaataattaaattttaaggtaaattacAAGCAAtgttattaaactattaatatgtttacattttaatcatttaacttcaacaagttataaaatgattactaaactattcgaaagttttcatttaagtccctGAATTGTTAAAATCATTGCTGTATAGTTTCTTTGTTGGCACCAGCTGAAAGCTCTCTTTCCCCTCCTCTTCAACAATTCAATTTTTTGTTACGAAATAACTTTAAACGTCATGAATCcataaaccaaaattcaaataattttttttttgatatttgaCATTGACTGTCAAATTATCTTGGATCTAAGGTCTTTTTTTTACTCATTATCAGCTATTGATCCTCCATATAGATCATCAAATCATCGCATGGAACTCACTAACTTAACTTTAAAACAAACTTAGTAGtccaatgatttaaataaaaacatttttatagttcaatgacttaaatgaaaactttcaaatagctTACtggtcattttgtaactttttagaATTAAGTGgtcaaaacataaacttaaattGTTGAGTGATGTTAGGTAGAATTTACACTGTCAGTgtgtttggttcagtgtaataggtaatccattacgccccgattacgCGCCTATTACATTGCCGAcctattccggcgtttggttcgctgtaataggtattacgcgcgtattacaataccgacctaatccccaaattctCTGCTTTTCTATTCCCTTCCCAAATCGAGGATTACCCATTACGTCCGGCTTCCCTTTCCaagtctctgttttaccctccctccctacccgaccctctccttTTTCTGTCCTCATCATTTCTCCTCGTCTGCCTTTACcgattctctctctctctcgatcattttttccctttcttttgttgCAGCACGTTTGAAAGCCACTGCTTCATTTTTTCTCTCGGTCTCGGCGTGAGGTATGAATCTTTGTGTTCATTTTTTCAGGTCTGGTTCCTTTCGGTTTCTTGGTgttaattcctttttctttttatttggtgTTCAAATCCATCACTGCCAAGTGGCTTCTGAGATTCAAAAATCCAACTATTCTGGGTTTATTTTGTGTTTGCttcatgaactttgattttaatCGAGAATTTCTCTGTGTATGTTTGTAGTGGAAATATACAGTAGAGGGTGTATTTATACAtgaataaatccctaatttttttctatttacaaCATGATAATATTAATGAGCTCATTAAGATAGTCGAAATGCTAGAAGAGCTCATCAAGATAGCATCATTAAGCTGGTTATAGTTGGAGTAATGAAGCAGGGATTTTATCTTGCTGGAAAATAAGTATTGACAATACCTAATAGTATAAACATGGTTACAATTGTGTGCACCTGTGGGATTAAGGTTAAATTGAGTGTTTCTTGAGAAGAAGGAATGAACCCAACCCCATAATACATTGTAGCtgtgtgttttttttcttcttttttatgtgAAACTGAGTGGGATACTTAGTATTGCAGGTGATAATGGAAGCAGGAATGTGCTGGATGCTTTTTTCTTAAGGAAGGCTGTAGCCGAAGCATTTAATGAGAGAATCGAGTCCACAATTGGGGAATTTTTGAGTGTTGTTGGAAGGTTGCAGGCTGAGCAACAAAAGCAAGTGCAGGATTTCCAGGTAACCAGATTTTGTTCTTGAATCTAATCCTTGATAAATTCATGATTCATGTCATggccctttcttttttttttgggggggggggagggggtgTTCACTTTTGCTGGGTTTATTTCATAGCTCTTGGAATAGCTTATTTGGTAATGCACAAACGCCACCAGTGGAGAGTTTTATGAATTTGAAATTTGGCTTTAATACACTTCTGTTCTGCTTGGCCATTACGTGTGTTTCTGAATCCTAATGTTATGGTGCCCAAAGTGATTGGTTCTATTGCTTACAAACCAAACCTTACtggaaaaataacaataatttgaAGGTATTTAAATGGGAGGAGCtaaaggttttcttttcttttcttgacaTCTGTTCTTGGGAGCCTTACGAAATTGCAGTCATCATTTGTTTTAAATGCCTTCTTTTGATGCTGGTATTATTTTTGCTTCATTTACAATAGGAAGAGTTAATGTAAGAgaccccttttctttcttttgaggAAAATTATGGCGTTCAGGTTTTCAAATATACTGTATCAATGGCATTTCCAGTAACCAACCCTCTCCCTTAACCTCATCATGAACTGCATGGCCATAGTTTCACACCAACTTAAATTCTAGCAAGTTGTATTATCTGAATTCCACTTCTAGTTAGTTATTGGAGGCTCAAGCTAGAATTCAACTTTACTTCTACTACAGCATTTTTGAAACTGACCTGTGTCGGTTTACATAGGGATGTACCATTATTTTCTGAGTAAATGCAATAACAAATTGGCCATCAggatcttttcttcttttgttggAATTGAAATCGTTCATCTGCAAATTTGCTGCATTTTACTACTccattttgatgatttattaaaatatgacATCCCCTTTAATTCATGCACACAGGAAAAGGTATTGGAAAGAGCAAAAAGAGCCAAAGAGCAAGCGGCACGCGAGGCATTGGAGGCACAAAGGCTGATTCCAAAGTCTACTTCCCTAAGTACATCTATGGGCACAAAGGCTGATACCAATTCTTGTATTAAAAAGGAAATTCATGGACAAAATGTTGTTATAAAAAGGAGCAATATATAATTTGGTacttgtgttttttctttttttaatctattatttgtatttgataaatattttgataCTTAAAGATAATGGTGTACCAATTCTTCGTTATAATTTAAAAAGGACATCAAACTTTAGTACCAATTCTTGTATTAATAtcaattatgataaaaatataacgATTTTGATACTTTCAAAGATCTCgttcaaatttaatcattattaaaataaattgtgctAACTTTAagctgaaataaaaattttatttatgttatttaaggtatattaaaatataattaaaatcattatttattatttaatatttttaattgaaatataattaaaatcattttgattatataatattaatataaaactatacatttaaattgaaaatataaataaaacatggcataacaattaaaatttttttcttaccattaaatatcaatgttcaaactttttgatgctgtaaaacttttgaacatatggattatgatgtacaatttcattttcatctaactttttcttagtataagttaattatgtttatgcagaatataattttcaagttatatatttaataattattatgttaatttatattttacagtatcatatattatgatttcagtaaattaatataagaatattaattattaagaattttatta encodes:
- the LOC107951547 gene encoding uncharacterized protein At4g13200, chloroplastic-like, with protein sequence MLEELIKIASLSCGILSIAGDNGSRNVLDAFFLRKAVAEAFNERIESTIGEFLSVVGRLQAEQQKQVQDFQEKVLERAKRAKEQAAREALEAQRLIPKSTSLSTSMGTKADTNSCIKKEIHGQNVVIKRSNI